CTTCGTATGCTTCCTGTGATAATTCATCTGTATCTATAGGCTTGAATGGTATTGATTATTTAATTATTTGAATTCAGAAAATATTTTTGCTGTCTGGTGATTTCGTTATTTGGCATTTTGTGTTTGGCAAGCAATGCTCCTATGGCATAGAAACACGCATAATACATTCGGTTGAT
This window of the Bacteroidota bacterium genome carries:
- a CDS encoding HEPN domain-containing protein, producing the protein MTDYKHDDYIKYRIELARETIEEVQSHRENKFWNTSINRMYYACFYAIGALLAKHKMPNNEITRQQKYFLNSNN